The Teredinibacter sp. KSP-S5-2 genomic interval GTTGTTGATTAACCGGAGAAAGCAATGCTAGTTACCTCGATTCGAAATCTATTCTGGGGTCAACCAGGGTATAGGCCACATCACTGACAATACCCATAACTAAACCAATAAGTGTAAAAACGTATAAGGTGGAGAACATCACTGGGTAGTCTCTTTGTAACGTGCTTTCAAAGCCCAGTAAACCGAGTCCATCTAAAGAGAAAACGGTTTCGATCAACAGTGACCCGGTGAAAAATATGCCTATAAAGGCCGACGGGAAGCCGGCGATAATAATGAGCATGGCATTACGAAAAACATGACCATATAGTACTTGTTTTTCTTCCAGTCCTTTTGCTCTGGCAGTCATCACATATTGCTTGCTGATTTCATCCAGGAATGAATTTTTGGTTAGCATGGTGAGACTCGCAAAGCCGCCAATGACCATTGCGGTAACAGGGAGCACCATATGCCAGAAATAGTCGACTATTTTACCTAGCGTACTTAGTTCGCTCCAGTTGCTTGATACCAAACCCCTTAATGGAAACCAGTTAAAGAAACTGCCGCCGGCAAATAAAATGATTAGAAAAATAGCAAATAAAAAAGAGGGAATAGCATAGCCGGCAAAAATTAAACTTGAAGTCCAGATATCAAAATGTGAGCCGTGTTTAATGGCTTTTTTTATGCCAAGCGGTATGGAAATTAAATAGACAATAAGTGTTGTCCATATACCTAAAGAAATTGAAATAGGTAGGCGTTCAACAATTAAATCAACAACACTGCCGCCACGAAATAAACTGTCACCAAAGTCGAAGCGCAGGTAGTCCCAGAGCATAGTGAAATAACGTACATGCAGTGGTTTGTCGAAACCGAACATCTTTTCAATTTCGGCAATATCTTCCGCCATTAGGCCGCTTGCACCGCGATAAGAAGATGAACTATCGCCGATGGTTCGTTCCTGACTACCTGTATCCGCGGAATTATTTCCGGTAATACGATCGAGCATGGAGGCGTCATGACCTTGGTAGATCGCAATCATTTGATCAACTGGCCCGCCCGGGGCCAATTGAACAATGATAAAATTAATAGTGATGATGGCAAGTAATGTGGGTATTACTAATAGTAATCGACGAATAATATAGGCTGACACAATAAAACCTAGCGTGCGTTTCGTTTAGGTAATGCTTTTTCCTTTTCCGAATCTATCCACCATGCCATAACACCCAGGTCCAGTTTTGGACGGGTTTGGGGGATGCCAAACTTATTCCAATAAGCGATTTTAAAATCTGGCGAATACTGCTGTGGAATCGCATAGTAATTCCACAATATAAAACGGTCAAATGCCCGGCCATATGCGGTTAACATTTCTTCATTTTTCTGGTTATTAATAATACCTTCCACAAGAAAGTCAACGGCTTTACTGGTTACTCCTGTTGCGTTGTAGGTGGAATCCTCGTATTTACTGTGCCACTCGTTTCTGAGGCCTGCTGATGGAAATGAGCCGCCACCTAAGGCATGAATAAGCATGTCATAATCTCGCTCGCGTAAACGATTCAAGTAGCGGGTGGTATCCAGCATTTTAATATTCATGGTGATACCAATTTTTGCCAGGTTTTCCTTAAACGGGATAACAAATCTTTCACTGGCTGGCGAGTAGGTAATAAACTCAAATTCAAGGGCTTTTCCGGTATCCTTGTGAACCATTTTCTTTTCTTTATTAAGCTGGTAGCCTGCTTTTTTCAATAAAGCTACTGCTTTACGCATTTGAGGGCGAATATTGCCATCACCTTTTGTTTGAGGTAACTGAAACTCTTGAGTAAAGGCTTCAGGTGGCAGCTCATCTTTTACTTTTTGTAAGATTTCTAATTCTTTTCCTTCGGGTAAACCTTTTGCCTGATATTTGGTGTTGCGAAAATAGGTTGTGTTTCTTTTATACAAGTTGTAGAACAGGTTTTTGTTGGTCCACTCATAATCAAACATTTGAGTAATGGCTTCACGAACTTCACGTGATTTAAAATGATCGCGCTGTACATTAAAGGCGAACACCTGAGTTTCACCGGGAATTTGATGCGGGATCTGTTGATGAATAATGTACCCTTTGTCGAAGTTCTTACCGTTGTATGCTGTCGCCCAACGTTGCGAGCTGTTTTCCTGTCGAAAGTCGTATTCACCTTTTTTAAAGGCTTCTAGCATGACCGATTCATCCAGATAGGTTTCATAACGAATATATTTAAAGTTATTTAAGCCCTTTCGCGTTGGGTGATCCTTTGCCCAATAATCATCTTTCAGTTTGTACTCAACATAACTACCCATTTTATAGTCGTGAATACTGTATGGCCCCGAGCCAAGAGGGGGCGTATCAAACGGTTCGGAAAGGTTTTTTTCCTTGAAATAATGCTCAGGAAAAACGATTAATGACGATAGTGAAATTAATTTAGGTAATTCGGGGTTGGCTATCGTAAATTTAACTCGGTATTTGTCCAAAACCTCTACAGTCGTATCTTTGTAATAACGATTAAAAAATGGAACGCCT includes:
- a CDS encoding microcin C ABC transporter permease YejB, with product MSAYIIRRLLLVIPTLLAIITINFIIVQLAPGGPVDQMIAIYQGHDASMLDRITGNNSADTGSQERTIGDSSSSYRGASGLMAEDIAEIEKMFGFDKPLHVRYFTMLWDYLRFDFGDSLFRGGSVVDLIVERLPISISLGIWTTLIVYLISIPLGIKKAIKHGSHFDIWTSSLIFAGYAIPSFLFAIFLIILFAGGSFFNWFPLRGLVSSNWSELSTLGKIVDYFWHMVLPVTAMVIGGFASLTMLTKNSFLDEISKQYVMTARAKGLEEKQVLYGHVFRNAMLIIIAGFPSAFIGIFFTGSLLIETVFSLDGLGLLGFESTLQRDYPVMFSTLYVFTLIGLVMGIVSDVAYTLVDPRIDFESR
- a CDS encoding extracellular solute-binding protein, which encodes MRIVISLFVVLSLFTPLSQAAEEKITISNSISLHAEPQYGPNFKHWDYVNPNAPKGGYITLASQGAFDSFNRHGLRGDTPPGIESYIFDSLMVGNGDEDSVLYGLIAEKIEYSEDYSWAIFHINPQATFQDDSPIEASDVAFTFNKIMTEGVPFFNRYYKDTTVEVLDKYRVKFTIANPELPKLISLSSLIVFPEHYFKEKNLSEPFDTPPLGSGPYSIHDYKMGSYVEYKLKDDYWAKDHPTRKGLNNFKYIRYETYLDESVMLEAFKKGEYDFRQENSSQRWATAYNGKNFDKGYIIHQQIPHQIPGETQVFAFNVQRDHFKSREVREAITQMFDYEWTNKNLFYNLYKRNTTYFRNTKYQAKGLPEGKELEILQKVKDELPPEAFTQEFQLPQTKGDGNIRPQMRKAVALLKKAGYQLNKEKKMVHKDTGKALEFEFITYSPASERFVIPFKENLAKIGITMNIKMLDTTRYLNRLRERDYDMLIHALGGGSFPSAGLRNEWHSKYEDSTYNATGVTSKAVDFLVEGIINNQKNEEMLTAYGRAFDRFILWNYYAIPQQYSPDFKIAYWNKFGIPQTRPKLDLGVMAWWIDSEKEKALPKRNAR